From one Desulfobaculum bizertense DSM 18034 genomic stretch:
- a CDS encoding FmdE family protein — protein MTKAQPATQPIGSHSFDEFIEMARLFHNYPAPGLLLGGYMVEEAKSHMPEGTLYEAISESAWCLPDAIQMLTPCTTGNGWLRVMNFGVYAMSLYDKYTGKGVRVRLDPQKLPRGSELRVWFFKEKPKAEQDSEQLRREIGELGPTVLSTSPIQLRKDLMTRRSKGRIALCPSCGDAYPSEHGPVCRACQGESPYDSLSGRTDSVLFPLPETLHTKAASAALGEQAEHDMTQIIPGESKGAAFRRGHRIEAADLCRLHTMGRNTLYVSDAPAGENWIHEDDCATAFATALAGAGIDANAAPHEGKVTLRAMHDGLFHVDSQKLIAFNSLDGVMAASRSGWTIVKKNAELAATRAIPLYLQRQTYEQALAVLHGRPVFEVLPMRSAQAGVLITGNEVFHGDIEDRFEEILRTKLTALGSTLHKTVFAPDSRDAIAQGVHTLLSAGCDLIITTAGLSVDPDDVTRHGLVDAGAEHLVYGAPILPGAMTLVGTIQDLPLLGVPACALFFQRTSLDLLLPRLLAGQQITRQDLAQMGEGGMCLGCANCSFPKCPFGK, from the coding sequence ACAGCCCATTGGTTCACACAGCTTTGACGAATTCATCGAAATGGCTCGACTTTTTCACAACTATCCTGCTCCGGGCCTGCTCCTTGGTGGCTACATGGTCGAAGAAGCCAAATCGCACATGCCAGAGGGGACCTTATACGAAGCCATTTCCGAGAGTGCATGGTGCCTGCCAGACGCCATACAAATGCTCACGCCCTGCACCACGGGCAACGGCTGGCTACGGGTTATGAACTTTGGCGTCTACGCCATGAGTCTTTATGACAAATACACAGGAAAAGGCGTACGGGTTCGCCTCGATCCGCAAAAGCTCCCACGAGGTTCAGAGCTGCGGGTCTGGTTCTTCAAAGAAAAACCAAAGGCAGAGCAGGACTCCGAGCAACTCCGCCGCGAAATCGGAGAACTTGGTCCGACAGTGCTCAGCACCAGTCCTATCCAGCTTCGCAAGGATCTCATGACCCGCCGAAGCAAGGGGCGCATTGCACTTTGCCCAAGCTGTGGCGATGCCTACCCTTCCGAACACGGCCCAGTCTGCCGAGCCTGTCAGGGAGAATCCCCGTATGATTCCCTCTCTGGGCGCACCGATTCCGTGCTTTTTCCTCTGCCGGAAACCCTGCACACCAAAGCAGCCAGCGCAGCCCTTGGCGAGCAGGCCGAACACGACATGACGCAAATTATACCCGGAGAAAGCAAGGGAGCGGCCTTCCGTCGAGGCCATCGCATTGAGGCCGCAGACCTGTGCAGACTCCACACAATGGGCCGCAACACACTCTACGTCAGCGACGCACCCGCAGGCGAAAACTGGATCCATGAAGACGACTGCGCCACTGCTTTTGCCACAGCCCTCGCTGGGGCAGGCATTGACGCCAACGCCGCACCCCATGAAGGCAAGGTCACTCTTCGGGCCATGCATGATGGTCTTTTCCATGTTGATTCACAAAAGCTCATCGCCTTCAACAGCCTTGATGGTGTCATGGCGGCAAGCCGCTCTGGCTGGACCATCGTCAAAAAGAATGCAGAGCTTGCCGCGACCCGCGCCATTCCCCTCTACCTCCAGCGCCAGACCTATGAGCAGGCCCTTGCGGTACTCCACGGGCGCCCCGTTTTTGAAGTCCTCCCCATGCGCTCCGCACAGGCTGGCGTCCTCATTACAGGGAACGAAGTCTTTCACGGCGACATAGAGGACCGCTTTGAAGAAATTCTTCGCACCAAGCTCACAGCACTTGGCTCCACCCTGCACAAAACCGTTTTTGCTCCAGACAGCCGGGACGCTATTGCACAGGGCGTCCACACCCTGCTCTCAGCGGGGTGCGACCTTATCATCACGACAGCAGGACTCTCGGTAGATCCTGACGACGTGACCCGACACGGCCTCGTGGATGCAGGTGCAGAGCATCTTGTCTATGGTGCCCCCATTCTTCCCGGAGCCATGACACTCGTCGGCACAATACAAGACTTGCCGCTTCTTGGTGTTCCAGCCTGTGCGCTCTTTTTCCAGCGAACCAGCCTTGATCTGCTCCTCCCCCGTCTCCTCGCCGGGCAACAGATAACCCGGCAGGACCTCGCACAGATGGGCGAAGGCGGCATGTGCCTTGGCTGCGCCAACTGCAGTTTCCCCAAGTGTCCCTTTGGAAAATAA
- a CDS encoding helix-turn-helix transcriptional regulator yields MLWSEADSFTEKSVQELVQADVPVSVVFFDKDFVLSQWNETFCRILAQYDRPVPQLSARIPYYEYLPQEACELVRAMRQARDDRRPVRLPNLCLRDLRAGKAVESYWTSYLAPVLNRTGSVVGVLAFIEDVTEILRQKREIAVLRKELEERDAALRVLMRLREEDRTQVVQDYGTRIQQELAPCIVELESVCTGQKQQSAVAALKRRLGYFEKPERRLAEYGLTPREIELAQLVREGFSSKAIADRLCISRESVNSHRQHIRRKLGLSGQKQTLKAFLQHRRTSL; encoded by the coding sequence ATGCTGTGGAGTGAAGCTGATTCTTTTACTGAAAAAAGTGTGCAGGAGCTTGTTCAGGCGGATGTCCCGGTTTCCGTCGTGTTTTTTGACAAGGATTTTGTACTGAGCCAGTGGAATGAGACCTTTTGTCGGATACTGGCGCAGTATGATCGGCCTGTTCCACAGCTGAGCGCCCGGATTCCGTATTATGAATATCTTCCGCAAGAGGCCTGCGAGCTTGTTCGGGCCATGCGGCAGGCGCGGGATGATCGGCGGCCTGTGCGTCTCCCCAATTTGTGCCTGCGGGATTTGCGGGCGGGAAAAGCTGTAGAGAGCTACTGGACCTCGTATTTGGCTCCTGTTTTGAACCGCACGGGGTCGGTGGTGGGTGTGCTGGCCTTTATCGAGGACGTGACAGAAATTTTACGCCAGAAACGCGAGATTGCGGTTTTGCGCAAAGAGCTTGAGGAACGGGACGCAGCGCTTCGGGTGCTGATGCGTTTGCGGGAGGAAGATCGGACTCAGGTGGTTCAGGACTATGGCACACGCATACAGCAGGAGCTTGCTCCCTGCATCGTGGAGTTGGAGAGTGTCTGCACAGGGCAGAAACAGCAGAGTGCTGTTGCGGCGCTGAAGCGGCGTCTCGGTTATTTTGAAAAACCAGAGCGGCGGCTCGCCGAGTATGGCCTGACTCCACGGGAAATCGAGCTGGCCCAGCTTGTCCGGGAGGGATTTTCAAGCAAGGCTATTGCAGACCGTCTGTGCATCTCACGGGAAAGTGTGAATTCACATCGGCAACACATACGGCGAAAGCTTGGCCTGAGTGGGCAGAAGCAGACGCTCAAAGCTTTTTTGCAGCACAGAAGAACGTCCCTGTAA